In Enterobacter cloacae, the following are encoded in one genomic region:
- the rnpA gene encoding ribonuclease P protein component: protein MLTPTHFTFVFQQPQRAGTPQITILGRLNSLGHPRIGLTVAKKNVKRAHERNRIKRLTRESFRLRQHELPSMDFVVVAKKGVADLDNRALTEALEKLWLRHCRLARGS, encoded by the coding sequence TTGTTAACTCCCACTCATTTCACTTTCGTCTTCCAGCAGCCACAACGGGCTGGCACGCCGCAAATCACCATCCTCGGCCGCCTGAATTCGCTGGGGCATCCCCGCATCGGTCTTACTGTCGCCAAGAAAAACGTTAAGCGTGCGCATGAACGCAACCGGATTAAACGTCTGACGCGTGAAAGCTTCCGTTTACGTCAGCACGAACTGCCTTCTATGGATTTCGTGGTGGTGGCTAAAAAGGGGGTTGCCGACCTCGATAACCGTGCTCTCACGGAAGCGTTGGAGAAATTATGGCTCCGTCACTGTCGCCTGGCTCGCGGGTCCTGA